The Methanococcus voltae genome has a window encoding:
- the fwdC gene encoding tungsten-dependent formylmethanofuran dehydrogenase subunit FwdC produces the protein MKEIVFTVKKDIDVPVELDSLLPVKLQEMSAEEIKKIELPQGNKKISVEELFNLNIEENDAIITPKVTINGSSMKLKRIGEKMEGGEIVVNGDAGMYVGAEMKSGKVTVNGNAECWVAQNLKGGEVIINGDAKDYVGSAYRGDWRGMSGGKITINGNVGTEIGEYMKKGLIIVNGNCKIMPGVHQNGGIIMINGEVEGRAGGEMLKGAIVINGPLKSKLPSFEYEGIVEDPVIKLTKKDEGTPVKGTYYKYIGDFVNNKPKGQLYLSVEHNDLTC, from the coding sequence ATGAAAGAAATTGTATTTACGGTTAAAAAAGATATTGACGTACCTGTAGAATTAGACAGTTTATTACCTGTTAAACTCCAGGAAATGAGTGCTGAAGAAATCAAAAAGATTGAATTACCTCAAGGAAATAAAAAAATTTCCGTAGAAGAATTATTTAATCTAAATATCGAGGAAAATGACGCTATAATCACTCCAAAAGTTACAATCAATGGTTCTTCAATGAAATTAAAGAGAATCGGCGAAAAAATGGAAGGCGGAGAAATCGTTGTAAACGGTGACGCTGGAATGTATGTGGGAGCTGAAATGAAAAGCGGTAAAGTTACTGTAAACGGTAATGCAGAATGTTGGGTTGCTCAAAACTTGAAAGGTGGAGAGGTTATAATCAACGGTGATGCAAAAGATTACGTAGGTTCAGCTTACAGGGGAGATTGGAGAGGAATGAGTGGCGGTAAAATTACCATCAACGGAAATGTAGGAACCGAAATCGGTGAATACATGAAAAAAGGTTTAATCATAGTAAATGGAAATTGTAAAATCATGCCAGGTGTTCACCAAAACGGTGGAATTATTATGATTAACGGAGAAGTTGAAGGAAGAGCAGGCGGGGAAATGTTAAAAGGAGCTATTGTAATAAATGGCCCTTTAAAATCCAAATTGCCATCTTTTGAATACGAAGGAATTGTTGAAGACCCAGTTATTAAATTAACTAAAAAAGACGAAGGAACACCAGTAAAAGGTACATACTACAAATACATCGGTGATTTCGTAAACAACAAACCTAAAGGACAGCTCTACTTATCTGTAGAACACAATGACCTTACATGTTAA